From Quercus lobata isolate SW786 chromosome 11, ValleyOak3.0 Primary Assembly, whole genome shotgun sequence:
tattcaatataatgtgtttgtacccatgtgcttttgtaagcttttagggtttatgttttatgcatagtttgtaggctttatggtatgtactttacttaatgcagcctttatgctatgttgaaatcagtactttaatctaaatgttctgcattttggtttatgtactgtcactcttgtgcccttgtaggattgttcctagatgcatataccttgtgtgttatgcattggttgagtgttgagcatacaagtgtcttgccttgtgcttgttaacttgtatgtccttatgttcattccaagtgtgaatgagcactgtgatcactaccttgtggtgttcacttggttgatcaagccatggtttgtttcttaactccatctttgcttgatcacatattgcctgtttcatatgcattttataattttctacttacaatgatcatggtgtattgttgtgtttcaagagtattatgttcatatgatttaagtgcttcacagcttctagagttaggtgtgagtgagttttgttcaactgttcccaactcacatgttaagtctagagtctgttttagggttttgtcacggaatagccaaagggggagattgtaagattgaatttattcaaccatctaattggctttatttcgtgccaaatttgcttgtaattcagcatttagtaaccctgtatttaggtggatttgatgtaagggtagtgagtgagatagagtgaagtttgctcaagagtgtgcaagaaaacagagactcgcggctgggactcgcggctgcaagccgccagacgcagcacacgtgccaagcatgctggaagatgaacagtcatgctagctggagcactacaggacaaaacaagacaactggccatacggttaactcgcgactggatctcgcgacttggtcaagccgcgaggtcaagccgcgagccacccctgttttgtaaaacctgacgtttcacattcctctcccactccagtataaataccccttttacccacgattgaaagagagctttcagagagaattttgagagagaaatcctaaagaaaaacaagattgattcacccacaatctataccttagagtctcttcaaattcctcaactctcttcctctccattgtcaaatccttgagaggcattataccaaacctggttctcaccatcatcatcactgtgagacagttgtttggatttctgggaagcagttaggaaggaaccaatcttcattggttgatgctatggtctagtagcagaatccgggaagctagaaaagaaaaaggttcgacgcaacctcgttggagcaagaagcttggagggcttaggtgcactgggtagattaggcttggagggtctattgctgtccttatatcccaactgtattttctagtggattgtttaccgcttggagggcggcggagaggttttacgccgagggcttcggtttcctcttcgataacacatcgcgtgttgtctctgtgtttgcatcttccttcctctctatctttgccttttcattatctgctgtggattttaatttgttatggcttagatagtatttaatcaatttcatattatagcatatgttaagtttctgcacactagttgtttaacatattgcttgaattggttaagttgtattttgggggtctaaacgttcaaaggtgtttttacacgtttttgaactttcaattaaGAATAccataaattttactataggCTTACAAACTGGTATATCACCGAttacaaaaaagtaattcaaacatTCATGAATTAGATTgatgaaatttataaattatagtccttattatattatattgtaaatattttatagtgtTTAGAGCATTTATAGCGCAGTTTTCCATTTGATTTCTATTATGCATGGTGTAGAtggaaagaaaaactaaaaatcactttcttcctttttcaaaattttgatacgtTAGTGATACGGGTTTAGGGCCTAAACTCACTATATTATACTATCCTAATTCAAATTGTAGTATACTAATACTACTAACATTACTATATCTACTGTAATTCTAGGCTAGTCTTcgaataaatataaattattctaATTCTACTGTCCGTTTCATATATTATACAATAAATCAATAATACGATGTTTGCACTCCTCTTTAACCATTTTTGACAAAAACTTTGGTGAAAATGTTCTTTAATACAAAATCAAGTGAAAACTCACCAAACTAAGTGCATGAATCTATACCAATTATATTCCAATTAGAGATACAACTGTTACAACTTTTGCTACACTCTAACATAATTGACTGTAAATAATAGAAATGAAATGGTGGATTTATGTAAAAGTTATCCACTACTTCTAATCGATCACTTTTGCAAGTTGCAGCAAATGGTACAGTTGTAGAAGGGCTATTCCATTAATCAAGTCAAGGATGTCGCTCCAAATGAATTCGCCACCTTAGCAAGAGGCGAGTTTCGACACACCGGACATGTAGTATGCATGCGTAACCAGGAATCCACACATTTAAGATGAAAGAGATGACCACAATCAGGTAACAAGCGCAACACATCCGTGTCATTGTAATCAGCCAAGCATATTGAACAACAGGATGAGGTAGAGTTGCCCTTGTGGAGCTCGGCTTGGGCATAGATGAGCTTTGGGTAGTTGCGTAGGGTGGCTTCATCAAGACCTAGTTCAACGGTATCGATGGAGTGTTGGGGGACAGTTCCGACGGACTCTTGGAATTGTTGGAGGGTAGTAGTTGACAAGAAGCCATGTTGGTGGTTTCGATGGCCAGAAGGTCGCTGAGGAGGAAAGCAATTTAGAATCATTATTTTGATTACGATCATGAGGACGACGCAAACGATAGTTCCAACGAAAAAGATGTATTCGATGACATTTCCAACTCCATACATGTTGGTGTCATCTAAGGCATCATTGgattatgagagagagagagagagagagagatagagtttgggGTAATCGACGAGGCTGTCGACATGTTAATAAGAAAAGCAAGtctgggcttttttttttttttttggaaaacgtGGGCATGATTTGGGAGAGCTAGTATCTGGTGAGATTCTAATTTGGTGGGCAGCTATTATATATCATTATATCCAGTTTCTACCTCCGATGGTCAGCTGTTATGTtgccatttatttattatctttttttaaagaaaaaaaaaagggagtgaAATTTCTCTCCAATTTCACTTTCTCAAATtataaatggatttttttttcttttttcttatcttcttaatttaatatttgtagagatataattggcaaaaattaattattgagCGATGActtataaaattgataaaaatccaCTTAACATGTTGACCAAGGTTAGACTTGGCAAAGGGTTAGGTTGATCGGGTTTAGGTTCATCCCAAATGGGTTTGGATTAGAAAcatatagtgattttttttttttttttttgactagtCTCTAAGCACGCGCGTTGTGCGTGCTCAAGAGACTCTTCTACTTTTTTGAGTAAAAGTTTATAATttacatctattataatttgaaaaaaaatatattttttattttttaaacaaattaaaatgataaactttagagataagcaaaaattgtaatttattttttgaaagtgTGTTTGAAAGTGGTGTAGTAATATAGAGAAAAGTTTGAGtaggaaaaataagatgaaaGTGATCGAGGAGAAAgaaggctaaattttaggagttttctttatttttttaaattggggtgttttacttttatttggcatgaaaaatgaacaaaaaagaaGTCCAAATTTTCTAGGAataaaaaaggagtccaaattTTCTATCTCAACTTATATGCTCCACTCTATGTTCCACAAAATATATCAAGCCATGTGAACATTACTTATATAATAAACACAAAATGATGACTTAAATGAAGTCAATCTCCTATTCTCCTCTACCTCCCAACACACATTccaaacccaaaagaaaagaaaattttatttaaccaGCCACAATCGGGTTCCACAACCATGGCCACCTAGAGAAGATGATGCCATGTCAGCCACCAACTCTTATTTCAGTACATCCAAAAATAGAATATCACAGGACCACCACCCATGGtgatacataaaaataatcttagccCCTATAACTATTCCAACACCAACAATAGTGCTTCTTGACTACAGTTGTCTACCCATGGTTGAGACAACACATCTACCCATGGTTGTCTTCTTGGCCAAGTAACCAtcatccaacaaaaaaaaaaaaaaaaactcgtaggGATCCTAGCCTATCCCATCAgttcaattttctcttttatacatcaaaataaaacatagaaagaaaaagagccCACAAAACCCTCACTTCCAAATCTGTACAATGAATTGGTTTTTGTGTGAGGAACAATCTCATATGGGTTTGTGATGAAGAATGAAAAATCAGAGTATTGGCTTGATCATGAAGGCTTGCAAACTCTATTCTTTGCTGTTGAGATTCACCATGGTAGTCTTCTCCAGGTAGCTAGGGATGGTAATAAGGTGGGGTGGGCTAGGTCCGAATGATAGGGTCTTCGCCCTCGCCCCGCATGATTTTGTCTTACCTCATCCCCGACCCGCCTCGTATGACGAGAAAATTTTTCTTCCCCCTTCCCCACCCCTTGGGGCCCCATGAAGCCCCACCCTTTGGGGCCTCTGAAGCCCCACCCCACCTCATAAAACACTACTTATTGTTAATTTGCTCacaattattacaattttttttaataaaacctattttgttaataaaaatatacttgaaattacaaataaatttatcctatcaaatcaaactaatttttagtaaaaattgaataatat
This genomic window contains:
- the LOC115966568 gene encoding putative RING-H2 finger protein ATL71, producing MYGVGNVIEYIFFVGTIVCVVLMIVIKIMILNCFPPQRPSGHRNHQHGFLSTTTLQQFQESVGTVPQHSIDTVELGLDEATLRNYPKLIYAQAELHKGNSTSSCCSICLADYNDTDVLRLLPDCGHLFHLKCVDSWLRMHTTCPVCRNSPLAKVANSFGATSLT